The Gossypium arboreum isolate Shixiya-1 chromosome 6, ASM2569848v2, whole genome shotgun sequence DNA window ttgtattttcttataattaaaaaaattaatagattatttttcattttagtgaGAGCTCTGATACTAAATATCATGATTCAcactaatttataaaatattaccCGTTTAACCTATTTGACCTTACAGATTTATTCACAAAAGATGTCTCGTAAATTGGAGGTAATACAAATACTTGACCAATTCTAATacacaattttaaaaataaaattcaatctcTAAGATTATGACACATAATTGCATTGTATTTTGTGCaaatattaaaatgttaaatataCCCACTATATTATATATGAAATGCTATCTACTTAGAACAATTTTCACTTCCATTATGAAGTTAATGCCCTTTACATTATTGTCACCATACGTGGACAcagtaaaaaaatttaattttattctaaaactaatttcataattcataatttTCTTTACATTACTTTTTTATATACAAAAATATAACAGTAAAAGTACTATAAAGGCTTATGTAGTAAGTATTTTATCCTTTTTAttcaaaaattgataaattagtcACTGTAGattagattaaaattaaattgatcctttttgttaaaaatttcattcatttttacCGTTAAAAACTTAGGTGCGGATAGTGTACCTCATGTAGATATATAGGAATCAATTTTTAACGGTAAAAatggataattttttttaataaaatgatcaaTTTACTCATTAATATAACGCATAGAAACTAATTTAACCATTTTTTGAACAAATGATACCAAATGCAAATGCtactaaaaaaaacccaaatttagcTATAATCTAGCATTGAAGTTTATCTTCCCccctaattgaattcttacaatgAGCAATAGCAGCTTGAATTGCAGCCTGCAACTCTTCCATAGTACTATCACTTGCTGTTGGAACAAGAAGACCACTATTGGTAGGTGAGGTCCTCATTGAAACAGGAGCTGATGAACATTGATGATCCCCACTTTTTCTATTCCTTAAAGTACTTAAATTCCCAGAAAATGAATAAACTTGCCTATGGACATGATAAAGCTCATTATCTCTTTTCTTACCTTTAAAGAACAACACTGGCTTAACCATCTTTAAATACCTTTTCAACACAGCACTTACATCAAATCTAATCTTTCTCTTATTGTTTTTCTCTTTGTGATCATCTTCAACAACCCTTTTCTGCTGCCGTTTGTTGAAACTGAACAAAGAGAAAGACTTGGATTTTTTTGACCTTGTTGATTCAGTTTTGTTATTGCCGCCATGGTTGGTACTCTTGATATTGCTGTCACTTTTGCTAGTAGGCACAGGAAGGGTGGTGGTGAAGCTGTCTGTGGATGAACGTGGAGAGATTGTAGAAAGGTGAGAAAGGAGATGAAGAGGGAGTAAATGTCCATGGAAGAATATATCATCAGCTGGTGTTAAATCAATGGCGATtgatgatgatgaagaagaagatggtGGGGCTTTGGCTTTATCTGTATTAATCATCGTGTTGTTGTTCAAAGATATAGCGAAAGAGAATTCATGTGATGGAGATGAAGACGATGATGATGATACCGCCGCCGCCGCCGCCGCTGCTGCCGTTGATGGTTGTTGTTGCTGGTTATCTGTTGTTGATGATGAGCTTTCTTTGGTGTTTTGCTGGTGCTGTTGGTGATGGGAATTATCCAttgttgcaaaatttttaaactaCGAAAGCTCTCAAAAAGATTGAAACAAAGATATCAGATTCTGTATCTGAATctgaaatgaaaatttttgatTCTTTTTTTCTCAGCTTTTGTTTATGGAGGGGATGAGGATATTAGGAGCTAGTGGGAGAGAGAGATTGTTAAAATGGAGTTGGGTTTATTGTGTCCTTAGTATAAAACTACAACATATGTTTTTGGTTTATACATGTGAAAGGAGTTTTGGGTTtgaattattttctatttatttgaattttttatttaattttgatatttaaaatttaaatattcttTATGCAACTTTTACATTGAGCAAATTACCCTCTTTGGTTAGATTTAATATATCTTTAGTACAAAATACCACACGTATTCAGCTTATACATGTGGAAAAGTTTTGGGTTTGAGTCATTTTTTGTTGATATAGATTTATCAGTTAAACCAGTTAAAATTTTCGAATATAGGTTATTCGAActttttcatttgatttttggtatttataaTTTAAAGCTTGTTTATACAATTCATGCACTACTTGTAGAAGCAAATCATAGTCTTTAGTTGTGTTTAATGTGTCTTTAATACAAAATACcataaatatttgattttgatatttaaattttaagtattttttataaaacaccacatataataacaaattaTCGTATTTAATTGCGTTTAATGTGTCTTTAGTGTAAAATATCATATGAAATAAGTTTTAggtttggataattttttggtcatttgtatttATCGGTATAATTCACATGTTATTGGTGAGGACAAATCATTGTCAATACATATATCATAGATGACAACACTCTTGTAATTCGAACTCAAACAATTTTTAAAGAAGATGAACACTCGATCAATGAAccacaatttaaaatttatttaaatattttaaatatgtatGATTTTAGATTCAAATTGTTTCGAGATTAGTTGGAATAGGAATTGATATATTTGATTTTATTGCATTAAGCTTCAAGGGAGGGAAAGGTTGTGGTGGCTAATGGCGCACTAAAGAGATTGAGATGAGATGATACATTTAGCAGTATATGGATCAAAAAAGGTTGGTAGGTCCATTGTTAAATCCaatagcttttattttattttattttttatttttaaattgttgatgaaaatattttttcttttttttcagatCACATACATCCAAATTTGCCCACAAACATGCAGATGATGGAATGGCTACTTTATTCCCTCAATATGTGACTTGctgattttattatgattttagtCCTTTTAGTATGAATTGAActccttttgtttttattttaatttgatagattcaaattaatattattattagtcAAATACATAATTAATCAAAGGCGACGCCAGAAAATTTTTTGGGACAGaataaagttttatatttttatgatagcgAAGtgaaatttcaccattttaattgtctatatctttataatttttaaaagatcgatatttattttttcatttctaagattaaagtgtaattttatcatatattaatttaaaattttaaaattataaaagactaaaatgaaaatttccATCTCTTAGCTTTGCCCCTGTGATtaatatatacaaataaaatgCTTAAGGCTTATTTTAAAAGGATTTATACATCATTATCACTTTAATAGCAATATATACGAGTAAATATGCATCATCATCACTTTAACGGtaacaattaataatattaataatttaaatttatgtcgattgagtcttaacttgaCTGGAATGAGTATTGTTGTTAATGTAGGAGGATGTAGCTTTGAGTGCATTAAAACgcattatcttcttatttatggGTTGACATTATGTCAAAAACAGCAGATATGATCAAAATCTATAATGaaattgtttaaaaaaataatctaatttttttgtttattttcacCAAACTAAACCCTTTTTATCTTTTCACTCTTACAAGGAATAACCTAATCTACtctgtcttttttttttcattggaAGTTAACTAAATATGAGAAagtttggggttttttttttctaatttttttgtgGCATTCGGTAGTTATATTAAATTCCGATTAAAGTTAAAAGTTAAATCAAATTAGGTTTTTAAACAAAAGACAAAATTCTTCCAAATTCTAAACTTGAAACTTTACTTAAAAGGAGTTAAAGTTTTTACTATTCAGCTGTTTTCTACGATAAAAAAAAGTTGTTTTTCAATGTGTTCAATCTTGACAAGGTAACGACGTCATTAAAAAAAAGGTCcctaatctttttcttttttcatcggAAGAAGTaggatttttttcttaaaaaagatATCTTTCGGTATTCAATAATTACATTAAACTTTGAttaaatttgaaatcaaattgaatcaaatctcttaAACCCGAAACTCTTTACCAATCTACTATTGGAGTTTTTGTTTAACATATACACAAAGAGGTGGTTTTCCAACAAGTTCCATCTTGACAAGGAAACAATGTGATTGAAGGAAAAGGTCCGAAGTTGCAACGACCCATAGTGTTAAAGGCACTTTTCTTTTTTAATGTCTTAAAAGTCCCTAGTCTACTTCCATGGTTCAACCAATTTGAAATATATacaatcttttttcttttctttatttttttttcattttctcagTCATAATTTTCTCTTTGAAATGGACCCGATTTGACACACCACCACTTTCAATATTTTAAgttgattgattttttttttatgattatcaATTAATGGTTTGAATTTTCGTGACAAAAATGGATAACATTTTATTtaaagaaaattaaggaaaatttGACTAAGtttatgtttttattaattaattattcgaaagttttttatttaagttattgggtTGTGaagtttgtttttttttaaatttcggtTAATGAGTTTCAAGTGATGATTTAACAATCAGTATGATGAATCAGTACCCATTGGTGAGTAAAAAAACATACTTTAGATCCAAGTTGATCTAACGGCTAGTGTCGGAGATCAaagaataattttatttatttattttggtttgcAGATTCGTGATgttaaagttgtttcatgaaaaaagacTTAACTGTAGAAAAGAATGCAAATGAGAACTTCCGATTGATGCAAATGGTGCGAACAGAGAAGGCCATACATAAGTGATTTTAATAGtctaatgacttaaatgaaaactattgaataatttaatgacaaTTTTGTAACTTAGGAGTAAagccataaattttttttaaagggatcgagattaagttatatatttttatgagagAGAAAATGCAATTTCATCattgtattggcttatatttttatggttttcaaaaggactaaattaaaattctaGCATTTAGGAGGGCCAAACAATAATTTTACCACATTAATTTAAGATTTTACAATTTGGGGGAGAGGAATAAAGCAACAATTTTTGGAGTCAATTTCCTACTACTCCCCTCCCGTCACatttattgtaattttttaaagttagataattaaaatgtaaatttgttaataatttaataatcttaagtgtagtatattctttttttttgtaTGATTATCAATTAATGGTTTAAATTTTCGTGACAAAATGGAGAAGATTTTGTttgagaaattaatttaaaaGATAGAATATGGTTTTTGGTCTATGACTTGGTTATAGGTTTAAATGCAAATGATACTCATGGTTAGGATGGAGATGGAACAACCTCCCTACCATGTGGAAAATCAacgattttttttcttatttctttagGTCATAAGAACTAGAGTTTTTATCATTAATTAAGTACTTTTTTTTTATGGGCGATGCGTTTATTTATTATAAGTGTAAAAATAACGATGacaataaaattaaatactaTAATAATActgtaatataaaataaaaaaatagaatacgCACACCACACTAAAAATAATCACCTGTTTAAAAAGGCGTTAGCATTACTTGCAATGAATCAGCTATTAACGCTAGTTTAGAGCTATGAGCGTGTGATAAGGAAATTGCAAAATCAAGCATTGGTGCATATTCATTAGTCAATTTTTGAATTAGGGATTGTAATACACTGTATAGATTTGAGATATTTGTAGGTATTTTAttgggataaatctcaaaattatataaattttagtttaatgtgtaattttatacatgaattttaactTTGATCTAATTCtcgtaaattattaacacaattattgatatagtataattttatatgtatagattataaacaaaaataaataaatttatgtatttatcttttaaaacTTATATAATTACACtaaatcaaagtttatgtatcAAATTGCACATTAAATCAATGTTCATGCATAATTGAGGTTTATCCCTATTttatttggtttttgataatgttTTGGGAAACTGATTGGTGATTGAATCGATTAAACCATCGATTTTTTATCTGAggtcatttaaaataaaaaattattaaaaattcaaaaaatacaaaaaaaaacctATTCAACTAATCTGTACTGATCCATGAGTCAGCCGGTTTTATACCTCTCACTAGACCAATACCCCAACCCATCTAATCTAGTTCAAACAATATTATTTTTCAAGGATTTAGATAATATTAGGGTtcaaatattcaaattactattcaCAATGAATTTGAAGCAAACCTGAATATTTACCTTCTGATACCCATCACACAAATCAgcttttacttttatgaatatggATTTCTATATAAATTATTCGTATTtgcttaaatttttataaataacaaatttaaatatttaaatttattatctaataaataatttaattaattaggacTTAAATAATATAATGCAAATTCAAAGACAGAAATTGTAAATATCAACCCTAATTAACAAAGAATACATAGATTAAATGTGAGTTTAGATGAACGGTGCATTTACCTATAGTTACGATGAGATTAAATACTATAGAATGAgacaaaaaataaactaaacgCACCGCACTGCCCCACCCATCCAAACCCATACTAAGTAGGAGAAGAAAAACCATGTGAAGATAGGTCTACACATGATCTTGTGACAATAAGTTTAAACCGTCGGATTAAAATAAAAAGGATGGGGTTGATAAGAAAAAGATGGAAGCAAAAGAAAAGAGGCATTTGACAGTTTGGTGAGAGATGGTAGACCCACACACACGTGTATATAACAAagtggtcctattagggtttacATTATAGCATTTAGGGTTCTGGGTTTTTGCACCATGGGGGGAATTTTGTTCATTTTAGTATAGGTCAACATCTCAATCATGGAGGCATTATTTTTTTGGTGGACTAACTCATCTTCTCCACTCAAAAATCTAataattctattattttatttctatgtAAAAAGATAAGGTGATGAAGATGAAGAAACAAACAGGATATAAAACAAAGATTTCACGTTCAGAACCCATTTTAAGATCCTTTTTGGTAGGGAAGCTTTTTCTGCTTtcccctttttcttcttttgtcgTTGGCCACTCAATATCTTATAGACAAGCAGTCAACTAGGTCTAGGAGAGATAGAAATATTACAGAATAATCAACTTCAacaaaattaaatgataaaaccCCTAAACAATGAGTAAAACTTTCCTAGACCTTTTTATCACTCAATTCGACAACTCATAAATGTTTTTTATATGCGAAGTATTTTGTTTGGACTTTTTTTTTGTTAATCTAATTATAGTTTTAATCTCTTTATTatgtaaaaaagttaaaatttaatccCTTTAATTTGACAATCCATCATCTACTTATAATGTGTTATTAGTAGGTCCCCGACTCAATAACACCATTAGTATTCTGTAAAACAAAATTAAGTATTTGACAAACTATGAAAACCATGTTAAACATTATCCATGTTAAGAATTTGTGACTACTTTTAATAATGTTATCTCCACGATTTAAACCTACATTTTCTCTTTGAAAGTGTGCAGTGTATCTTATCATTATACCTAACAATTGTTAGTTCCATGGCCAAGATTATAACGATTAAAAAATTTTTACATCATTATTTTATCAAGAACTAAAAGTATTATTGATTACGACCTACTAATAACATCATAAAAAGTAAAAGGCCAAAATATTCTTTGAgggattaattattaattttcagCATAGTAAAAGAACTAAAACAAGAATTAGACCCCCTTTTTTTTGTTTCTAATGCAATTAACGACGGTGTTTAATAAAAATCCTACTCTTAATCAGTTAGTTTATTCGATTTAAATAGATTATAATCAATTGAttagtaattttattttctaaaaccaaACTCTACCTAATGTTAAAAAAAGTAAGGCAACTTGCCTTTCAAAAAGAACTTCAATGGTACAAGGAAGAGGGTGTGGAAAGCGAGTTCACATGTATGTTGACTAGAGTCCACATCCTCCAGCCAAGCCGTGTCTACTCGTCCCCACAGCAAAGCTGGTCCCAACTGTAATACATATCTATATTCTCACACACATGGGGCAAGATCCAGCTACTAGGTTATATCATAAATGCATCAAGACAGTACAGGGATACATATTTACATCAACCAAGTATATGGCTAAacgattaaaaaataataatggaaTGGCATTgcttaaaagaaataataataatggaatttTGCAGAATTTTCTATACCAAAGATTTTTACCTTCCCCAGTTTGTCAAAAGGAAGGAATGAATAACCAATGATACATTAATAAATTTCATTCAGCACACCCCCCTAACTTTTTCACAAATGAGTATTGAGTACTTATCAAATTCCCTATATTATAACATTACATTGAAGTCCACTGTCATTTAATGTTAGATCTATGAATTTGGAGCAACTGGTATACGATGGGATGAATAGAGATGGAGAAAAGAATTACCTTCAAGGCATGCTAGGATCCACTGCCGAGTCTATGAAAACCTTCCTGAtattttttttaatcatttttgtcTTCTTACTCCCAAAGCCGGAACTTGAGAGTATAGATTCAAATGGATGCTGGATGCCCACCGATAAGAAATTGAAGGAAGTTACTATTTTGAGAATGCACTATTTCCCCGTTTATGACCACCGCTGGAACAATTGACAGTGCCCACCAAACCCAACAGTATTTGGAAAGATCTAGCTAGTCACTATCACTACCATGTCTATctgaaaaaggggaaaaaaaaaaaaggatcaaggATTTTTACTTTAGCAACATAAATTAGAAATGAAGAACAGATAGGAAGGGAGATAGGTCTGTCATTACTTCCTGATGGTCTTTTTCCTTCCATGGCTTCTTTCTTCTCATTGCAACTAGAGCAAAGGAATGGACCGTCCCATGGACGTAACTTTACCGGATTAGATGTGCCAACATGAATAGAAATGCCCTCTCCGGGCTTCATCTCCAATTGACAGACTGCACACATGAAAAGCTTAAACATGTTGCATAGTGGATATTTAGTGTCCAACCTGCATACAATAGAAGGGTCCTCGTGAGATAAAACTCCTTCATCCTCtcatcattcatagcatgccATGCCCCATGGTACCGGTGGCCAAGAAAGTTTAAAATGGATTCGATGCTTTATCTGACAATCGATGATCAAatctatatttaaaataataataataacctttCCGAAAGCCAAGCAGATCCCTCCTCAAATAATTCCTCCACCACATCCGGTTCCATGTAATCTTTATCTTGAGAAGATGATCCAGAATTCTTCTTGCGAAACATGGCTTTTAACATACCTTTGACAGGCTTCTTTGGTGGTGGCAGAGCAGCTGGCTTCTCTTGTGGTAAGATATCAACAACAATGCAGGTTGTATCATCTCGAAGACCCTTTGGCTTTACAGCTTCCTGTTCATTAGATACCAAGGAATCAGAATACATGAAGAAATGCAAACTTATACCAACATATTGCTCCCAGCAGCAATAGTTAAAGAGCACAATGTAGACGAGAGAATATCAGTAGTATACTTTCACAATCTGGGCAGCTGCTGCATCTGGAGGCATTCCACGACAACAATCAAGAGCTTCTTCAGCTGTTAAAGCATCCCAAACACCATCACTAGAGATAATCATCCTACCACCAGCCGTAGACAACTGCAGAAAATAGGCTAGTTggtaaaataaaacaattaataacAATCAAGAAAATGTCTTCTAATTTTAGATAAAACACTAACTCGTTCAAACGGACCCTTTTAAAGAAAACTGATTAAGAAAGAAAATTACAAATGCAAAAGCACTTCAACGTGCAAGTATAGGACACATGAGGATACGGATATGAAATTAATGGCTCTACTTATGGAGTTAATGatcacaaattcagaaatgttacTGGTTTGGAAGTTTGAGGAACTCCATTACAGCCAAGTACACATCCAATCTCTTAACATAGTGGCATAAGGGAAAAAATTAACATGTTGTGAAGCAAGATGTATAGAACACAATATTTGGAGCCAATGGCAGACAATAATGGGAGCCTAGCCACTGCCGCCGCCACCCCCccaaaaaaataaagattttccAAGTCCCCTAGCATGGATATGTTTTCATATTAAATACATTTAAATGGACCCTCCAAcattattatttaagttttatcttaattttATGCATTAACAATGAACTAAAATAACATTGTTGTTAATCTATTCATGAATCCACTTATCTTTATTTACAAATAAAAGATTAGTAAGCTTGCAACATATATTAAACTCATAACCATACAacgataagaaaaaaaaaaattttgacttCCTAGTTTCTCACAATAACTTCTCGTATATATTTCAATCTTTTAAATATCTTTGTGATTGTTTTCAATGTTCCTGCTTAATCATTTGAGTTACCACTTACCAACAGCCTTTACAAAGCCAATTTTTTTGTTAAGAAgctttttttcaaatatatatacatatattcttgCCTTCATATGAATATCTTAAAAGTTCtgtttttttctcaaaattcAGATGTTCTTTTTGATGTCTCTGTTTTGTGCTAGATAAATCAGCTTATCTTAACCATTTATGAAAAACTTTtctttttacaaaacttaaaacTAGATACTTTTGCTTATTGAGATTTTATAATgaagactaaattgataacagaTTTGAAATTTATGAATCGCTAAAACTAATGCATTTCatgagatttttatttttttaatttatatattgtttgcatatatcttttatatataCAATTTTGAAGAAATACCAGAAACAAAAATAGAAGAATATATAATTTTAGTTGGCCCTTTCAAATAAAATATCAATATCCAATGCCATTAAGTGCACAAGTTAAATCAAGATATCAGGACAGGCAAACTAAAAGATATAAATTACATTATGCAAGTAGATTATGAAAGAGTAAGACAAACCTTTACTTGCTTTACGTATGGAACAGGAACAATGAACTCCCCAACGTCCATATCACCAATGGATCGTGAAAGACACAAGCCTCCAGGCCAACATCTCAAAGGACCAATCTGTAAAGACACTTTACCATTAGGTCACCAGCTTCAATCCACACAAATGATCAAATAGAGTTTTCTCCCATACTGAATATATTGAAATTCTCAACAAAGAATCAACCTATCATTGTTTACAAAACATATCAGTATTATGTTTCATATTTCTGCAACAAAACAAGATAGGTACAAAAATGTTGTTTCTAAATACAATTGTTACAGCTAAAATTAGTAAGGTCTACAAAGGGGTCCTCTAATCCACAAAATTATCAAATAAGTTTAATGTCT harbors:
- the LOC108482228 gene encoding BRI1 kinase inhibitor 1-like yields the protein MDNSHHQQHQQNTKESSSSTTDNQQQQPSTAAAAAAAAVSSSSSSSPSHEFSFAISLNNNTMINTDKAKAPPSSSSSSSIAIDLTPADDIFFHGHLLPLHLLSHLSTISPRSSTDSFTTTLPVPTSKSDSNIKSTNHGGNNKTESTRSKKSKSFSLFSFNKRQQKRVVEDDHKEKNNKRKIRFDVSAVLKRYLKMVKPVLFFKGKKRDNELYHVHRQVYSFSGNLSTLRNRKSGDHQCSSAPVSMRTSPTNSGLLVPTASDSTMEELQAAIQAAIAHCKNSIRGEDKLQC
- the LOC108483638 gene encoding probable protein phosphatase 2C 12 yields the protein MSTRGEHQTVPLSVLLKRELASEKIEDPEIVHGLASHSKKGEDFTLLKTECQRALGDGFTTFSVFGLFDGHNGSAAAIYTKENLLNNVLSAIPADLNRDEWVAALPRALVAGFVKTDKDFQQRAKTSGTTVTFVILEGWVVTVASVGDSRCIFESAEGGIYHLSADHRLECNEEERHRITASGGEVGRLNAGGGAEIGPLRCWPGGLCLSRSIGDMDVGEFIVPVPYVKQVKLSTAGGRMIISSDGVWDALTAEEALDCCRGMPPDAAAAQIVKEAVKPKGLRDDTTCIVVDILPQEKPAALPPPKKPVKGMLKAMFRKKNSGSSSQDKDYMEPDVVEELFEEGSAWLSERLDTKYPLCNMFKLFMCAVCQLEMKPGEGISIHVGTSNPVKLRPWDGPFLCSSCNEKKEAMEGKRPSGNRHGSDSD